In the Klebsiella aerogenes KCTC 2190 genome, one interval contains:
- the paaI gene encoding hydroxyphenylacetyl-CoA thioesterase PaaI: protein MSNDPWRNARVMYEKDTCARKMGIELIEMDDGFAQMSMTVSADMLNGHQTCHGGQLFTLADTAFAYACNSQGLAAVASAANIDFLRPAFAGDRLVATARVKQQGKLTGVYDIEIVNQQQKIVALFRGKSHRIGGTITGEV from the coding sequence ATGAGCAATGATCCGTGGCGCAACGCGCGCGTGATGTACGAAAAAGATACTTGCGCCAGAAAGATGGGGATTGAACTTATCGAAATGGACGACGGTTTTGCGCAGATGAGCATGACCGTCTCGGCGGACATGCTTAACGGCCATCAGACCTGTCACGGCGGCCAGCTATTTACGCTCGCCGATACCGCTTTCGCTTACGCCTGTAACAGCCAGGGGCTGGCGGCGGTGGCTTCGGCGGCAAATATTGATTTTCTTCGTCCGGCGTTTGCCGGCGACAGGCTGGTCGCCACCGCAAGAGTCAAACAGCAGGGCAAGCTGACCGGCGTCTACGACATCGAAATTGTTAATCAACAGCAAAAGATTGTGGCCCTGTTCCGCGGCAAATCGCACCGTATCGGCGGCACAATCACGGG
- the paaH gene encoding 3-hydroxyacyl-CoA dehydrogenase PaaH: protein MTTSFATVAVIGSGTMGAGIAEVAAAAGHPVRIFDINQTAIAQAIDGIAMRLASRVERGKLASEQADALLARLHPAHDLAALADADLVIEAASERLEVKTALFAQLAEICAPSTLLTSNTSSISITAIAAGVKNPERVAGLHFFNPAPVMKLVEVVSGLETSAEVVEQLCQCVSGWGKQPVRCRSTPGFIVNRVARPFYAEAWRALEEQVAAPEVIDAALRDGGGFPMGPLALTDLIGQDVNFAVTCSVFNAFWQDRRYLPSLLQQELALAGRLGKKSGHGVYRWPAETQPDAALPTVSIGAQSITAISDSVTELDELLLLETEGETALALSVKHHRPVVVYDLCASDTVVLAAAATNAPAATDKAVHYFQQQGKKVLRIADYPGLLVWRTVAMLINEALDAVQKGIASPHDIDTAMRLGVNYPHGPLAWGERLGWRRVLQLLENLQHHYGEERYRPSSLLRQKALMEKHHEQ from the coding sequence ATGACAACATCCTTTGCCACCGTGGCGGTGATTGGCAGCGGCACCATGGGAGCCGGTATTGCTGAAGTAGCCGCTGCCGCCGGACATCCGGTGCGTATTTTCGATATTAATCAAACCGCGATTGCCCAGGCGATCGACGGCATTGCTATGCGTCTGGCATCGCGGGTCGAGCGCGGCAAACTGGCGTCAGAACAGGCCGACGCGCTGCTGGCGCGCCTGCATCCGGCTCACGATTTAGCCGCGCTTGCCGACGCGGATTTAGTAATTGAAGCGGCCTCTGAACGGTTGGAGGTCAAAACGGCGCTGTTCGCGCAGCTGGCGGAGATCTGCGCGCCGTCAACGTTGTTGACCAGTAACACTTCGTCTATTTCGATTACCGCCATCGCCGCCGGGGTCAAAAACCCGGAGCGGGTGGCCGGGCTGCACTTTTTTAATCCGGCGCCGGTGATGAAGCTGGTCGAGGTGGTGAGTGGCCTGGAGACGTCTGCAGAGGTGGTAGAGCAGCTGTGCCAGTGCGTAAGCGGCTGGGGGAAACAGCCGGTACGCTGCCGCTCAACGCCGGGATTTATCGTTAACCGCGTAGCGCGTCCGTTCTACGCTGAGGCCTGGCGCGCGCTGGAAGAACAGGTTGCCGCTCCTGAGGTTATCGATGCCGCTTTGCGTGACGGCGGCGGTTTTCCGATGGGACCGCTGGCGCTGACTGACCTGATTGGCCAGGACGTCAACTTCGCCGTGACCTGTTCGGTGTTTAACGCTTTCTGGCAGGACCGCCGCTACCTGCCATCGCTACTCCAGCAAGAGCTGGCGCTGGCCGGGCGGCTGGGTAAAAAGAGCGGCCACGGCGTCTATCGCTGGCCCGCGGAGACGCAGCCGGACGCGGCGCTGCCGACGGTATCTATTGGCGCTCAATCCATTACAGCTATAAGTGACAGTGTCACAGAGCTCGATGAGCTCTTATTGCTGGAGACCGAAGGCGAGACCGCGCTGGCGCTAAGCGTTAAGCATCACCGCCCGGTGGTGGTATATGACCTGTGCGCCAGCGATACGGTGGTGCTGGCAGCAGCGGCGACCAACGCGCCTGCGGCCACTGATAAGGCCGTGCATTACTTCCAACAGCAGGGCAAGAAAGTTCTGCGTATTGCCGATTATCCCGGCCTGCTGGTGTGGCGCACGGTGGCGATGCTGATTAACGAAGCGCTGGATGCGGTGCAAAAAGGGATCGCCAGCCCGCATGATATTGATACCGCGATGCGCCTTGGTGTCAATTATCCGCACGGCCCGCTGGCGTGGGGAGAACGCCTTGGCTGGCGGCGGGTGCTGCAACTGCTGGAGAACCTGCAACACCATTATGGCGAGGAGCGCTATCGCCCCAGTTCCCTGTTGCGCCAGAAGGCGCTGATGGAGAAGCACCATGAGCAATGA
- the paaG gene encoding 2-(1,2-epoxy-1,2-dihydrophenyl)acetyl-CoA isomerase PaaG encodes MEAFILSAVEQGVMTITLNRPDRLNSFNDLMHQQLAECLKQAERDDGVRCLLITGAGRGFCAGQDLNDRNVDPSGPPPDLGLSVERFYNPLVRRLAALPKPVICAVNGVAAGAGATLALGCDIVLAARSAKFVMAFSKLGLVPDCGGSWFLPRVAGRARAMGLALLGDSLSAEQAVQWGIIWQLVDDSELADTSLQLARHLAAQPTFGLGLIKKALLASETNSLDAQLDLERDYQRLAGRSDDYREGVSAFLAKRPPQFSGK; translated from the coding sequence GTGGAAGCTTTCATTCTCAGCGCAGTGGAACAGGGCGTCATGACCATTACCCTCAATCGCCCGGACCGCCTCAACAGTTTTAACGACCTGATGCATCAACAGCTGGCGGAATGTCTGAAGCAGGCCGAGCGTGATGACGGCGTACGTTGCTTGCTGATCACCGGCGCCGGTCGCGGCTTTTGCGCCGGCCAGGATTTGAACGATCGCAATGTCGACCCCAGCGGTCCGCCGCCGGATCTCGGCCTGTCGGTAGAACGCTTTTACAACCCGTTAGTGCGCCGTCTGGCGGCGCTGCCGAAGCCGGTTATCTGCGCGGTCAACGGCGTGGCCGCCGGCGCTGGCGCCACCCTGGCGCTGGGCTGCGATATCGTGCTGGCCGCGCGTTCGGCCAAATTTGTGATGGCGTTCAGCAAGCTCGGCCTGGTGCCGGACTGCGGCGGCAGCTGGTTCCTGCCGCGGGTGGCCGGCCGCGCTCGCGCGATGGGGCTGGCGCTGCTGGGCGATAGCCTCAGCGCGGAACAGGCCGTGCAGTGGGGGATTATCTGGCAACTGGTGGACGATTCAGAACTGGCGGATACCAGTCTGCAACTGGCGCGCCATCTGGCGGCGCAACCGACGTTTGGTCTTGGGTTGATTAAAAAGGCGCTGCTGGCTTCTGAAACCAACAGTCTCGATGCGCAGCTGGACCTTGAGCGCGATTATCAGCGCCTGGCCGGGCGCAGCGATGATTACCGCGAAGGGGTCAGCGCGTTTCTGGCCAAGCGGCCACCACAGTTCAGCGGGAAATAG
- the paaF gene encoding 2,3-dehydroadipyl-CoA hydratase PaaF — protein MSDLLIHRHGRALQLTLNRPQARNALNNALLTQIAEVLEAAAVDDSVGVCVISGNARFFAAGADLNEMAEKDLPATLDDIRPRLWARIDAFTKPLIASVNGYALGAGCELALLCDLIVAGDNARFGLPEITLGIMPGAGGTQRLIRSVGKALASRMVLSGESIDARQAQQAGLVSDIHPAALTDEYALKLATTIARHSPLALRAAKQSLRLSQEVSLQAGLQQERQLFSLLSATEDRREGIDAFLQKRTPEFKGR, from the coding sequence ATGAGTGACCTGCTGATCCACCGTCATGGCCGGGCGCTTCAGTTGACGCTGAACCGCCCGCAGGCCCGCAACGCGCTGAACAATGCCTTATTAACCCAGATTGCCGAGGTGCTGGAGGCCGCGGCAGTTGATGACAGCGTCGGCGTCTGCGTTATCAGCGGTAACGCGCGTTTTTTCGCCGCCGGGGCTGACCTCAATGAAATGGCGGAAAAAGATCTGCCTGCCACCCTTGATGATATTCGCCCACGGTTATGGGCGCGAATCGATGCCTTTACTAAACCGCTCATCGCTTCGGTCAACGGCTACGCGCTCGGTGCCGGCTGCGAGCTGGCTCTGCTGTGCGACCTGATTGTCGCCGGCGACAACGCCCGCTTTGGCCTGCCGGAAATTACCCTCGGCATTATGCCGGGCGCTGGCGGCACCCAGCGGCTGATCCGCAGCGTTGGCAAGGCGCTGGCCAGCCGGATGGTGCTGAGCGGCGAGAGTATTGACGCCCGCCAGGCGCAACAGGCCGGGCTGGTCAGCGATATCCATCCGGCGGCTTTAACCGATGAGTATGCCCTGAAACTGGCAACCACCATTGCCCGCCATTCGCCGCTGGCGCTACGGGCGGCAAAACAGTCGCTGCGCCTGTCGCAGGAAGTCAGCCTGCAGGCTGGTCTGCAACAGGAGCGCCAGCTGTTTAGCCTGCTGAGCGCCACCGAGGACCGCCGCGAAGGCATCGACGCCTTCTTACAAAAACGTACACCGGAATTTAAAGGACGCTAA